The Chryseobacterium indologenes genomic sequence TCCGTAGCATGCCTGGAACACATTAAAAATCCGATTTCCGTAGCAAGAGCAGTGATGGAAAAAACTCCCCACGTCATGCTGGTAGGAGACGGAGCACTGCAATTTGCCCTTTCACAGGGTTTTAAAAAAGAAAACCTTCTTACCCCCGAATCAGAAAAAGAATGGAAAGAATGGTTGAAAACCAGCCGGTACAAGCCTGTTGCCAATATTGAAAATCATGACACCATAGGAATGATTGCTTTAGATGCCCAGGGAAACCTTTCCGGTGCATGTACCACAAGCGGTATGGCATTTAAGATGCATGGCAGGGTAGGAGATTCACCGATTATCGGAGCCGGATTATTTGTAGATAATGAAGTGGGAGCCGCCACTGCAACGGGACATGGTGAAGAAGTAATACGTACAGTAGGCACTCATCTGGTTGTAGAATTGATGAGACAGGGCAGAAATCCTCAGGAAGCCTGTAAAGAAGCAGTAGAAAGAATTGTTAAAATCAACCGGAGAAGAAATAAAAACCTTAAAGATATTCAGGTAGGCTTTATTGCTATTAATAAAAAAGGGGAATACGGATCATACTGTATCCAGGACGGATTCAACTTTGCCGTATACGATCAGAAAGGGAACCGTCTTGAAACACCTGAATTTGCCTTAAAATAGTAAAAATATTATAGAGACGGTCTTTATTCCATTTAAAAAAATATCCATTGGCTTTAGCCAAAACTGATAGAACAAAAACAAAATGAAAAGAATGATTATCGCTTCTTTGTTTTCAATCATTGCATGCAAGGAAGAAAAGAAGGAAAATATAACTCAAAGCAGACCTCAGGTAAAGGAAGAAGTGGTTCAGGAAGCAAAATCTCAGGCTAACGGGTCTGAAGAGGCTAAAAAATGGCTGCAAAAAAACATTGAAGATTATTTTAAAGCTGATCTTGTTGCTCAGGAAAAAGTAATGCAAAAAATAACAACCAAAGAGTACTTCGATTATAAAACGGACGCAACCAATTTTGATCTTGATGTGGATGGAAGCCTTACTGAAAAGGAATTTGAGGATAAGTGGAAAAAGAAATTTGATATAAAAAAAGCTGGAATTGGCGTAGGCTTTCTGATAAGCGGACAAGACTGGGATGAGATCAAAGTGTCAGAATGTAAATTGCTTGAATCAAAAAAAAATGACTTTTTATTTGATGTTGTTCTTGCTGATGAAAAGATGAAGGCAAAATATCCGATAAAAGTTAAGGTGATCAAAAACAAGGACTCCTTTGTAATTGCCGATGTCTGGCAGGAAGAATCTAAATTAAATTAAGTATACCAAGAAAAAATGTCAAAAATAGAAATAGCTTGCTTCAATCCCGAATCAGCAATAATTGCTTTTGAAAACGGAGCGGACAGAATAGAATTATGTGACGGTTTAAGTGAAGGAGGAACAACTCCCGGCTTTGATACCACCAAAGAGCTCAGGCAGAAAATAAATATTCCGATTTTTGTAATGATTCGTCCAAGAGGTGGTGATTTTACCTATTCAGATGAAGAGTTTGAGCAGATGAAGGAAGAATTGATGCGTTTAAAATCTTTAAAAGTAGACGGTTTTGTTTTCGGAATTCTGAATGAAAATGATGAGGTAAACATAGAACAAAACAAAATGTTGGTAGAAATGGCAAAACCACTTCCCTGTACGTTTCACAGAGCGTTCGACAGAGCTTCAGGTCTTGAAAATACATTAGAAAATGTCATTGAATGTGGTTTTAAAACCATACTGACTTCCGGCCAGAAATCCAATGTTTCAGATGGTAAAGAAAATCTGAAAAAATTAGTTGAGCTTTCCGACGGAAGAATTGAAATCTTAGTCGGTGGAGGATTGCGCTCTTCCAATATTGAAGAAATAAGAGAAGTGACGAAAGCTGGCTATTTTCATTCTTCTGCAATCACTGATGGGGGAGCCTTTGCGAACGCTTCAGAAGTTGTCGCCTTAAAAAGTAAATAATATAGTTTATCATTCGGAAGGTGAATGTAAGGGAATTTATACTATTGAAATTCCTTTACTATTCGTAATTATGTTGTTATTATTCTTAAACGCAAAGTTTTAAAATTATATAGAACTAAGTGAGCCGGGAAGGCGGCTACGCCGCTAATGAAGTGAATGGTTAAAGCGTTCGCTCCGTCCAATCAATTGCAAATTGGATCATTCTTAGCTCCTTTGAAAGTAATAAGAATAAACTTTGCGTTTAAGAAAGACATTACTGCCGGCTAAGATTAGCAAATGCTGGGATTCGATGTTAAACAATAGGTTTCCCAACCTTTAAAATATAAAAGTATAACCACAGATAATGCCTATAAAATTGATTTGATTGTTGAAGATAAAGTTATTATCGAAGTAATTCGATGTTGGAATTACATCCGATTTTTTATTCCCAGACACTAACTTATCTGAAACAGACCCATATAAAACTAGAACTGCTGATTAATTTTAACAGCGAACTCATTAAACATGGAATTCATAGAATTGTAAATAAACTTATTGATGAATAAAACGATCCTTTTTTCTTTCTTTTTCATTCAGAACTTCATTTTTGCCCAATTTTCGGAGAGAAATCTGTCATCTGAAAACTGGCAGTTTAAAAATTCAAAAGATAATAGCTGGTTACCCGCGAAGGTTCCGGGGACCGTACATCTGGATTTGATGAACAATAAAATCATTCCTGATCCCTTCAAAGATGACAATGAACATAAAGTACAATGGATAGAGAATGAAAACTGGGATTATCAGACTGTCTTTAAGGTTTCTTCCAAAGAATTACAAAACAATAACATTGATCTGGTATTTAATGGACTGGATACGTTTTCAGAAATTTACCTGAATGGAAAGCTGTTAAAGAAAACAGACAATATGTTCAGGAAGTGGTCTTTTCCGGTCAGACAAAACCTGAAAACAGGGGAGAACCTTCTACAGGTGAAATTTAAATCCGCTGTTACTACCGGAAAGGAACTGGCGAAGAAAGTTCCGTTTACAATGCCTGAATCCCCGAGAAGCTTTGTGAGAAAAGCTCAATATCAATTCGGATGGGACTGGGGGCCAAGGCTTGTTACAGCAGGGATCTGGAAAGATATAAAACTTGAATTTTGGAACAATGCTAAAATTGAAAACGTAAAAATCGAGCAGAAAAACCTGTCGGATAAAGATGCTGAGCTCGCTGTACACACCTCTATAATTACCCATAAAGAAGGAAAATATACAATATCGGTGAATAATACTGCTGAGGTTGTTCAGTTAAAAAAGGGTAAGAATCTGATCTATATTCCTTTTCATATTCAAGATCCGAAACTTTGGCAGCCCAATGGCTGGGGAGAAGCACACTTATATGATATAAAAGTTTCCCTGAAACAAAAATCTACAACGCTTTCCGGTGAAACAATGAAAATTGGGTTAAGAACGATCGAGCTGGTTCAGGAAAAAGATGAAAAGGGCAGATCTTTTTATTTTAAAGTCAATGGAAATCCACTCTACATCAAAGGGACAAACTGGATTCCTGCTGACAGTTTTTCACCAAGAATCACCAAAGAAAAATACCGGAAGTTAATCAAAGATTCGAAGGATGCTCACATGAACATGATCCGTATCTGGGGTGGTGGGATCTATGAGGATGATGAATTCTATAAAGCCTGCGATGAAAACGGAATTCTGGTGTGGCAGGATTTTATGTTTGCAGGAAGTTTTTATCCGGCAGACGAGACATTTCTTACCAATATAAAAGAAGAAGTAAAAGATCAGGTAAACAGACTGCAAAATCATCCATCCATAGCCTTGTGGTGTGGAAATAATGAAATAGATGAAGCGATTGTCAACTGGGGATACCAAAAGCAGTTTAAGTATTCTGAAAACGATTCTTTACAGGTTTGGAAAGATTATAAAAAGCTTTTTCATGAAGTGATTCCCTATTCATTAAAAGAACACCTTACCAATGAAAAAAATATTTATTGGCCGAGTTCGCCTTCTATCGGATGGGGGCACAAGGAAAGCCTTACAGAAGGAGATTCACACTATTGGGGTGTCTGGTGGGGAGAACAGCCTTTCGAAATTTACAATGAAAAAAGTAGGCCGTTTCATGTCTGAATATGGCTTTCAGGGAATGCCTTCCCTGGAAACAGTCAAATCAATGTTTTCCGGCACTTACGATTTAAGTTTACAGAACCCTGTCATTAAAGCTCATGAAAAACATAGCCGGGGATGGGATATTATCAATGAATATATGAAGCGGGATTACAAAATTCCGACTGATTTTGTGCAGTACAATTATGTTTCTCAGCTGCTACAGGCAAGAGGTATGGAGATTGCCATTGAAGCCCACCGCCGTGCAAGACCGTACAATATGGGAACTTTATACTGGCAGCTGAATGATTGCTGGCCGGTAGTTTCATGGTCATCCATCGATTATCTTGGCAATTGGAAAGCATTCCATTATCAGGCAAAAAGAAGTTTTGAACCGATGTTGATTTCTGTTTCTGAAAATGATAAATCTTATGATATTTATTTTATCAATGACTTGCTTGAAGATGCAAAAATCACTTCAAAAGCTGAACTGATTGATTTTAAAGGAAAAGTTCTTTGGGCTGCAGGTGCAACTGATCATGTAGCAGCTAATTCTGCTGAGAAGCATTTAGAAATTAAAAAAGAGAATTTTTCTACAGTTGATTTATCTTCGGCTGTTTTGAAAATCTATTTTGGAAATGAGGTATTTACAACTGAAAAGCTCTTCTTTTTTAAGAAACCAAAAGATTTAAAATTATCAAAGCCAACACTCAGTATAAAGAAAATATCTCCAACCGAAATTGAGGTATCAACGGATGTTCTGGCAAAAGACGTTTATCTAACCGGAGAGGCGAATTTTAGTGATAACTTTTTTTGATATGCTCCCCAAAACATCAAAAAAATCATTCTTTCCAGACCATTGGAAAAAGTTGAAGTAATGAGTCTCTGGGATGTAGTGGAGAACTAGTCATAATAAAAGAAAGCTACCTGTGAAGGTAGCTTTCGTCGATAGTGAGGAGAAAATTTAAACAATTGTTTTCATATCTTAGTTTTCAATCAGCCAGTTTTCTACGGCTTTTGAAAAATCAGCCAGATCAATCGGGTGTCTGCTTGTAATAAGATTTCCATCTGCTACAACCGGCACATCAGATACGATACCTCCTGCATTTTTCAAATCAATCTGAATATTCCAGTATCCGGTAAGTCTTTTACCCTTAATGATTTCAGCGTTGATCAATACAACGGTTGCATGACAAATTGCAGATACCAATTTACCTGAAGCACTGAATTCTTTAACAAATTTTACTACTTCTTTGTCGTGACGAAGGTTATCCGGATTCCATGCCCCTCCGGGAATGAAGATTGCATCATAATCTTCTACTTTGATTTGATCTATCGTACGGTCTACTTTTATCCAGCCTACAGGTTGAAGATATTGGATCGCCATTATGTGGGTTTTAGACATTTCTTCCGGCATACTCAATCCAAAGTTGGCGGGAGCTGGAGCATATTTAGGGGCAATGATATCAACCTGTGCTCCCAATTGACGGAAGTACCAGGCTGGCCCTGTTAATTCAATTTCTTCAAAACCATCCGATGAAATGATGGCAATTCTTTTTCCTTCAAGTGTTTTTTCTGTTACAGGTGTGAAAAAGAAGTCTCTTACCTTTTCATTTCCCGGCGCGTTCAAAAACTGAGCAAGAGGAAAACTTCCCACAGCCGTTTTTGATGATAATTGGCTTAATATTTCTAAATGATTTGCTACTGTTTGCGAATTTGCTCCTTGTTGAGCATTTACATTTGTTTCCATTTTTAAATTATTTAAATGTTAATTTGATTGTGTTGCATGATAAGTTTCCCAGTCAAGATATCCTTCCATTGTTAATCCGTAATGAAGTTCTCTTTTGGGAGGAGTAAGAGGCCAGTTGTTTTCCAGACGGCTGACAAGATCCGGGTTTGAGATAAACGCTTCACCAAAGGCGGCAATATCAATAATACCTTCATTGATCATTTTTTCAGATTTTTCTCTGTCCATTCCGCCGGCAAGGATGATTACACCGTTGTACCAGGTACGGAAACGCTTCATGAAGCCTTCAGGCAATGCAAAGCTTCCCCTGGATTTCTGATCCATGATGTGGATGTAGACAATATTTCTTTTGGAAAGTTCTTTTGCCAGATATTCGTATGTGGCCTCTATTTCATCATAATAAGGCATTTCATACAAGCCTCCGTAGGGAGTTAAACGAATAGCCACTTTATCGGCACCGATTGCTGCAATGACAGAATCCACGGTTTCCAGTAAAAAACGGGAACGGCTTTCGATGCTTCCGCCATATTCATCCAGCCGATTATTGACAAACGGGTTCAGGAACTGTTCAATAAGATAACCATTCGCTCCGTGAAGCTCAATTCCGTCAAATCCGGCTTTCACAGCATTTATAGCAGC encodes the following:
- a CDS encoding alkene reductase codes for the protein MNINIFKEASIGSLNLKNRIAMAPMTRARNEDGIPKAFNAEYYAQRSDTGLIITEGTAISSTSKGVLHIPGLYTDEQVEGWKMVTDAVHQKGSKIFTQLWHVGRVSHVTNQPDGQAPVSSSDIQAGETHAWGYDENGKEGFVINSKPRALATEEVKQIIQDFTQAAINAVKAGFDGIELHGANGYLIEQFLNPFVNNRLDEYGGSIESRSRFLLETVDSVIAAIGADKVAIRLTPYGGLYEMPYYDEIEATYEYLAKELSKRNIVYIHIMDQKSRGSFALPEGFMKRFRTWYNGVIILAGGMDREKSEKMINEGIIDIAAFGEAFISNPDLVSRLENNWPLTPPKRELHYGLTMEGYLDWETYHATQSN
- a CDS encoding type 1 glutamine amidotransferase is translated as METNVNAQQGANSQTVANHLEILSQLSSKTAVGSFPLAQFLNAPGNEKVRDFFFTPVTEKTLEGKRIAIISSDGFEEIELTGPAWYFRQLGAQVDIIAPKYAPAPANFGLSMPEEMSKTHIMAIQYLQPVGWIKVDRTIDQIKVEDYDAIFIPGGAWNPDNLRHDKEVVKFVKEFSASGKLVSAICHATVVLINAEIIKGKRLTGYWNIQIDLKNAGGIVSDVPVVADGNLITSRHPIDLADFSKAVENWLIEN
- a CDS encoding N(4)-(beta-N-acetylglucosaminyl)-L-asparaginase — encoded protein: MNNNRRSFIKKLGIATAALAVNPLDIMAKDLPEDYKAVNKPIVLSTWNFGLKANEEAWTILGKGGKALDAVEKGVRLVELDPKERSVGYGGRPDRDGRVTLDACIMDENYNIGSVACLEHIKNPISVARAVMEKTPHVMLVGDGALQFALSQGFKKENLLTPESEKEWKEWLKTSRYKPVANIENHDTIGMIALDAQGNLSGACTTSGMAFKMHGRVGDSPIIGAGLFVDNEVGAATATGHGEEVIRTVGTHLVVELMRQGRNPQEACKEAVERIVKINRRRNKNLKDIQVGFIAINKKGEYGSYCIQDGFNFAVYDQKGNRLETPEFALK
- a CDS encoding copper homeostasis protein CutC; this encodes MSKIEIACFNPESAIIAFENGADRIELCDGLSEGGTTPGFDTTKELRQKINIPIFVMIRPRGGDFTYSDEEFEQMKEELMRLKSLKVDGFVFGILNENDEVNIEQNKMLVEMAKPLPCTFHRAFDRASGLENTLENVIECGFKTILTSGQKSNVSDGKENLKKLVELSDGRIEILVGGGLRSSNIEEIREVTKAGYFHSSAITDGGAFANASEVVALKSK